The following DNA comes from Chloroflexota bacterium.
ATCGACCGCTTTGGCGAGCTGGCGACCCGCGACCGGCTGGCCGAGCCGCTCACCGAGCGCGAGATCGAGATCCTGCACCTGGCGGCCGGCGGCGCTCGGAACAAAGAGATCGCCGACCGCCTGATCATCTCCGAGAAGACGGTGAAGAATGCGCTGAGCCGGCTGTACGGCAAGCTTGGGGCCAATGGCCGCGCGGAGGCGATCGCGCGGGGGCGGGCGCTCGGGCTGTTGCCGCTCGACGAAGCCCACTTCGAGCCGGAGCACAGCGGCGCAGAGGCCAGCGCCCGCCCCTGACACGAGCACGCTGTGGGCCGTTGCTATACTCCCGAAGGCATCCGATGGCTGGATGACAGGTGGGAGGGCGTCGTGCTCCTGGCGGTGGACATCGGCAACACGAACATCGTGGCCGGTGTGTTCGATGGCGACCGGCTGGCGATGAGCTGGCGGCTGGCGACGGATCGGCGCAAGACGGCGGACGAGTACGGAGCGGCCCTCAGGACGCTGCTCGACCATCGCGGCGTGGACATGCGCGACATCAAGGGGGTCTCCCTCTCCTCGACCGTGCCGCCGCTCACCGCGACGTTCCGCCGCCTGTCGGAGAGCTACTTCGACCTGCCGCCCGTGATCGCCGGCATCGGCGTCAACACCGGCATCGTGGTGGCGACCGCCAACCCGCCAGAGGTTGGCCCGGACCGGATCATCAACTCGCTCGCCGCCATGATGCGCCACCGACTGCCGGCCATCGTGGTCGATCTCGGCACGGCCACCACCTTCGACGCCGTCTCCGCGGACGGCAAGCTGCTCGGGTGTACCATCGCACCGGGCATCGAGAGCGCGCTGGACGGGCTGATCTCGCGGACCGCCCGCCTGTTCACCGTCGAGCTGAAGGCTCCGCGCACGGCCATCGGGCGCAATACGGTGACCTCGTTGCGCGCCGGCGTGGTGCTCGGGTACGTCGGGCTCGTCGAGTACCTCGTCAGGCGGATCAAGGACGAGATGGAGGGCGACCCGCTGGTGATCGCCACCGGCGGCCTGGCCTCGGTGATCGTGCCCGAGACCCACTGCATCGACGTAGTCGATCCCGACCTCACGCTGCACGGGCTGCGCTTCCTGTACCAGTTGAACGCCGACGCGCCGGCGGTCCACTCGGGCGTTGCGGGAGCCGCCGAATGAGCCACGACGTCCTGGCCGGCAAGCGCATCGTGCTGGGCGTCACGGGCAGCATCGCGGCGTTCAAGGCCGTGGCCCTGGCAAGCCTGCTGACCCAGGCCGGGGCGCTGGTGGACGTGCTGATGACGCCCGAAGCCACGAAACTGATCCAGCCGCTCAGCTTCCAGGCGTTGACGCAGCGGGCCGTGCACGTGGACATGTTCAGCACGCTGGCAAACTCGGAGATCAGCCACGTCAGCCTGGGCCACCACGCGGATGTCGTCTGTGTCGCGCCGGCGACGGCTCACACCCTCGCGAAGCTCGCGCACGGGCTGGCCGACGATCTCGTCACGACCACCAGCCTCGCCACCCGCGCGCCGCTGGTCATCGCGCCGGCCATGGACGCCGACATGTACGACCACCCGGCCGTGCGGGCCAATGTCCAGATCCTCCGCGAGCGCGGCGCGACGATGGTCGAGCCGGGCCACGGGCGGATGGCGTCGGGGCTGGTTGGGCAGGGGCGGCTGGCCGAGCCGCCGGTCATCGCGGACACGCTGCGGCTGGTGCTGGCCCGCGACGGCGACCTTGCTGGCTGGAACGTAGTGGTGACGGCGGGAGGAACGCAGGAGGCCATCGACCCGGTCCGGTACGTCTCCAACCACTCGTCGGGCAAGATGGGGTACGCCATCGCCGAGGCGGCCCGCGACCGTGGCGCGTCAGTGGTGCTGATCTCCGCGCCGACCGCCCTGAGCGCGCCGTTTGGCGTCCAGGTGCAGAACGTGCGAAGCGCCGCCGACATGCACGACGCGGTGATGGCCGCCCTGCCGGATGCCGATCTGCTGGTCATGGCGGCTGCCGTGGCCGACTACCGCCCGGCCACGGTGGCCGACCAGAAGATCAAGAAGAAGGACGACGAGCTGACGCTCCAGTTGGCGAGGACGACGGACATCCTCGCAGCGACGGCCATGCTGGCCGGTCCACGGCTGGTGCGGGTCGGCTTCGCGGCCGAGAGCCAGGATCTGCTGCAGAACGCCGCCGACAAGCTGGAGCGCAAGAAGCTCGACCTGATCGTCGCCAACGACATCAGCCGGTCTGACAGCGGCTTCGGGACGGACGACAACGCCGTCGTGCTGCTGGACCCGACCGGCCGCCAGCGGGAGCTGCCGTTGATGCCGAAGCGCGACGTGGCCGACCGCATCCTGGACGAGGCGCTGGCGATCCGGGCCGCTCGGGGATAGTCAGCGGCCTCCGGGCCGTCTCCAAGATCGATTCACGACGATCCCCTTGCTGAACGGGGCCGTTCGGCGTCGGCAGGCGCACGCCGCCCACGAGCGTGTCGGGCGGTGGCCGGATGCCATCATCGTCGACCCTGGGCACATCCTGGCGGCTTTGCGCTGCCAGAAGCCGTGATGGACGCAGTTCTCCTCGCACATGTGTGTGCATGAAGCTCTGAGATGACGAGACGCTCTGTTGAATTGTGCCGCACGGCGACGATCATTTTGATTAAACTCTGTGCTCCAGATCGGACGCACGAATCTGTGAGTCCTGAAGACGGATCTACCGTTCGTGAGCGAGGCTGTAGTGCGGGAATCCTCATCAAACCGCTGGCGCGCCCCGTGGGTCGGGCTGGTCGTCCTGCTGCTCGTCGGATTGCAGGTATTGTCTGCTGGCGAGCATCGTGATGTTGAGGCCGCACCACTCGGGGCAGCCTGCAGTCCCCGCCCGCCGGTGCGCGTGCAGACCCAGCCAGAAAGCTCCACAACGCTGCTGGTGACGGTCACGGCGACCACGTCAGCCTCGACGCCGACCAACCAGCTCAGCCAGATCCGGTTTGCGCCCGTCTCGAACGCCCTGGTGTCGATGCCGGGCAAGCTGACCAACAGCGCCGGCAATGTGACCGTCACGTTCGCGGCCGGCACGACCTCCGCCCAGTTCTCGGCACGTCGGATTGCCGGCGGGCAATCCATGACCGTGCCGGTGACGGTCGTGGATTCCTGTGGTGACTGGACCACCTTTGTCGGAGGTGGCGCCTCCTTCGGCGTCGGCCTACCGACCCCGACCGCAACCCCGCTGCCGACCGCGACCGTGACGCCGGCGCCGACCGCAACCGTGGCGCCAACGGCCACCTCGGCCCCGACGACCGCCCGGCGGGCCAACCTTCCGCGCTTCAGCGGATCGTTCGTCCCAGGGGAGGCTGCCGTCTTCTGGTACGGCCGGGTGACCCCGTCCGAGAACTACACCGACGTGCGGATCAGCTACTCCGCGACGGATCTCTGGGTGCAGGCGAACATCATGGACATGCACCTCCGCTACGATACTGCCGGCCAGACCAGCCGCCTCGAGGAGTTCGACGCGGTCGGCGTCACCCTCACCGCCCCGACAGGAACGTATCGTTTCGTTTCTGGGCTCAACTGGTTCGAAGCTCGTACCAACTACCAGCGGTCCGTGCCGACCGTTCCATTCACGACGTCGACCGGCTGGCGTGGCAACGCACCCAACTCGGCGTTTGACAGCCAGAGCGACGACCGTGGCTGGGTTGCCACTTTCCAGATCCCGTTCGCCAGCCTGGGGCTCTCCACCCCCGTGGACGGCGCGGTCTGGCCGCTCGAGGTGATCACCTACGACCGTGACGACCAGGCTGGCGCGCAGCGGTCGCAGGCATCGTGGTCTGGCGAGATCCGCTTCGGTCTGCCGTCCTACACCGCTCCGACGACACCGGCTGGCACGGTCTCGATTCGCCAGACGACGGGCGGCACGTCGGTGCCAGACGCCGCGGTCGGCGGTGGCGCGGACTGCGGCGGTGCGGCTGATCCGGTCTATTTCGACCAGTGGGGGAGCTTCAACTACGCCGGCCGCACCGACATGAACGTGCAAAACCAGTCCGACATCGGGGACTGGCCCTGCTTCTCGAAGTACTACGTCACCTTCCCGCTCGGTTCGGTGCCATCCGGCAAGCGTATCGTGTCGGCTCGGCTGGTCATGCACCAGTTCGGCGGGTCGGGCAGCGCATCCGACACCCTCTATCCGTCGCTCATACAGGTTGCCACCACCGATCCGACCTGGACCGAGGGGACCATCACCTGGAATACGGCCCCGCTCGCCCGTGAGAACGTCTCGCGCGCCGTGGTTCCGGTCTTCAAGGACACGATTGTCTGGCCGGGTGTCGAGCGGACCTGGGACGTGAGCGCGGCCGTCGCCACCGCCTATGCGTCAGGATCACCGCTCGCGCTGGTTCTCTATTCACCGGACGAGCCATACCACTCGGGCAAGTACTTCGTGACCTCGAACACCGGTGACTGGAACGCTGCCGGCCGCCCCACCCTCGAGGTGACCTGGGGCAACTGACCGCGCCACACGCACCACCTGGGCATCGGTCATCCTGGCTCCGGTGAGCGACGGACGCCCTCGATGGTGTCACGTCGTGGTGCGCCTCGGTCAGTCCTCTCCGCGGGCGCGGGCCTGACATACTGGCAGCCGGCCGGGCTACCATCTCGCCCGAGCGCGGACCCCGTCATCGCCGACACACGTCACCGAGCAGCGTCGTCGGGCCGGGAGCCGCCATTGCCGGGCCGATCTCTTCGCCCGGCCTGGGGAGGAACGACCGTATGCGGCTGGCTGCACTCGGGCTGGCTCACGAGACGAACACATTCTCCAGGGTGCTTGCGGACCTGGAGATGTGGGAAGTGTTGCGCGGCGACGAGCTGCGGCAGAAGCACGCGACGGCCACCACGACCCTGGCCGGCTACTTCTCGGCCAGCCAGAAGCTCGGCTTCGAGATCGTGCCGCTGATCTTCGCCACCACCGGCCCCATCGGGATCATCACGCGGCGGGCGTTCGACATCCTGGTGGACGAGATGCTCCAACTGTTGCGGGACAACGGCCCCTGGGACGGCGTCCTGCTGGCCCAGCACGGGGCTGCCGTCTCCGACGAGTTCCCCGACGCCGACGGCGAGATCGTGCGGCGGGTGCGCGAGGTGGTCGGGCCGGACGTGCCGATCGGCGTGAACTTCGACATGCACGCCAACGTCACCCAGAAGGTGATCGACCACAGCACGGTCACAGTGGTCTACGCCACCAACCCGCACCTGGACGCCAAGGAGCGGGCCGAGGAGTGCGCCGAGCTGATCGTCCGGACCATCAAGGGCGAGATCACCCCGGTCCAGGTGCTGGAGATGCCGCCGCTGGTGGTCAACATCATCAAGCAGTACACCGGCGAGGAGCCGATGAAGGGCATTGTCGAGACGATGCCGGAGATGATGCGGCGGCCGGGCATCCTCTCGGTCAGTATCGCGGAGGGGTATCCGTACGCCGACGTCGAAGAGATGGGCATGAGCTTCCTGGCCATCAGCGACGGCGACCGTGAGGTGGCGCAGTCGGCGGCCCGCGCCATGGCCGATGTGGCCTGGGAGCGCAAGGAGGCCCTTCAGGGCGACATCCCGTCGATCGCCGAGGCGCTCCAGTACGCCGACGCCCAGCCCGAAGGCCCGATTGTGCTGATGGACGTGGGCGACAACATCGGGGCGGGGTCGTCGGCGGACTCGACGTTCCTGCTGGCCGAGGCGAAGCGGCTCGGCATTCGCGGCTACCTCCAGACCCTCTACGACCCGGAGGCGGTAGGCGACTGCGTCGAGGTAGGCGTTGGCTCGAAGATCACGATGACGGTCGGCGGCAAGACGGATGACATGCACGGCGAGCCGGTCATGGTGACGGGGACGGTCCGTGCGATCTCGGATGGCCTGTTCGAGGATCCGCTGCCGACCCATGGCGGCTGGCGCTTCTTCGACGGCGGAACCTCGGCGGTGCTGGAGACGACGGACGGCCACACCATCCTGCTGACCAGCAAGCGCGTCGGGAACACCAGCCTGGAGCAGATGTATTCGGTGGGGATCGACCCGGCCCGCTACCGCGTGGTCATCGCGAAGGGCGTCGTGTCGCCCCGCCCGGCCTACTCGCGGGTGGCGAAGGAGATCGTGCTCGCCGACACGCCGGGCGTCACGACGACGAACCTCGGGTTCTTCGCCTACCGCAACCGCCGCACGCCGCTCTATCCGTTCGAGCTGGAGACGCCGTATCCGTGACGTTGGCCGGGCGATCCGTCAGGACGGCTATCCCTCGCCGTCGGTCTCGATCTGGATTTCCTGCCAGGAGCGCGCCTCGACAAACCGCGCGAGGTGCCGCGCATTCGTCGTCACGACTATCACTGGTTGCCCAATCTCTTCTGAGAACAACCGCACCTGTGCCGCCAGAATCACATCAATGTCGAGGGCAGCGGGGTCGGCAGTTGGGAGACCAGTTCGACGCGCTTCTGCCCACAGGTCGGCGGCTCTCAGCATGACCCCTCGTGTGATCCGAAGGAACTGCGACCACGCAATGAAGCTGTCCAGGCGGGCGATGCTCCTGGTTGCCTGGATGCGGACAAGTTCGCGGCGGACCTCATAGTCGCATACCTCTGAGACCAGAACACGGTGTCCTTGTTGGATGGCGCCGTCCAGCCAGCGCTGGAAACGCCGCGTCTCGGTCGTGGCCAGTGGATTGACCGCCATTCCCAGCGGCCCACTGTCAAGCGCCAGAATCATCCGCTCGCGCGCACCGCATCGTTTCGCTCGTAGCGATCATCGAGCGCGGCGCTGATGGCTTCCCAGGCGAGACGATGCTCATCCGGATCACCTTCAAGCATGGCTGCCAACGAGGCCCGTTCCGATTCCATGCGCCGCGAACGCATGCTCTCGTTCTCTTCAAGATAGAACGACTCTGGGATCGCTGACATCCGCCAGTCCCGCTCAAGCCGAGTGAGGAACTCGTCGTGCATCCGCCCCTCGACCTCAAGCTCAGCTTCGGTCGCGTCTTGGCGTGAGTCTATCCGTCCAGAGTTCTCGGGCCACATCCGTCTCGCGCTCCGCAGGAATGATACGGCTTGCGGGCTACATGCCGCGCAGGTTCGGGTCGAGCAGGTCGCGGATGCCGTCGCCGAGCAGGTTCGCGCCGAGGACCGCCAGCGAGATCGCGATGCCGGGCATCGTCGAGATCCACCAGGCGTTGCTCAGGTAGTCGCGGCCCTCGGCCAGCATACGTCCCCACGAGGGCGTCGGCGGCTCCAGGCCCAGGCCGAGGAACGAGAGGCCCGATTCGAGCAGCAGCATCGTGGCAAGCTGTACCGTCGCCACCACGATGATCGGGGCGAGCGTATTCGGCAGGATGTGACACGTCACGATCCGCCCGTCGCCAGCCCCCAGCGCCCGCGCCGCGCCGACGTAGTCCAGTTCTTTGAGCGAGAGCACGTTGGCGCGGACGGTCCGCGCGTAGATGACCCAGCCCGAGAGCGCCAGCACGCCGATCAGCGCCCCGAAGCTCCGCCCGACCACCGCGACGATGGCGAT
Coding sequences within:
- a CDS encoding type III pantothenate kinase codes for the protein MLLAVDIGNTNIVAGVFDGDRLAMSWRLATDRRKTADEYGAALRTLLDHRGVDMRDIKGVSLSSTVPPLTATFRRLSESYFDLPPVIAGIGVNTGIVVATANPPEVGPDRIINSLAAMMRHRLPAIVVDLGTATTFDAVSADGKLLGCTIAPGIESALDGLISRTARLFTVELKAPRTAIGRNTVTSLRAGVVLGYVGLVEYLVRRIKDEMEGDPLVIATGGLASVIVPETHCIDVVDPDLTLHGLRFLYQLNADAPAVHSGVAGAAE
- the coaBC gene encoding bifunctional phosphopantothenoylcysteine decarboxylase/phosphopantothenate--cysteine ligase CoaBC, with translation MSHDVLAGKRIVLGVTGSIAAFKAVALASLLTQAGALVDVLMTPEATKLIQPLSFQALTQRAVHVDMFSTLANSEISHVSLGHHADVVCVAPATAHTLAKLAHGLADDLVTTTSLATRAPLVIAPAMDADMYDHPAVRANVQILRERGATMVEPGHGRMASGLVGQGRLAEPPVIADTLRLVLARDGDLAGWNVVVTAGGTQEAIDPVRYVSNHSSGKMGYAIAEAARDRGASVVLISAPTALSAPFGVQVQNVRSAADMHDAVMAALPDADLLVMAAAVADYRPATVADQKIKKKDDELTLQLARTTDILAATAMLAGPRLVRVGFAAESQDLLQNAADKLERKKLDLIVANDISRSDSGFGTDDNAVVLLDPTGRQRELPLMPKRDVADRILDEALAIRAARG
- a CDS encoding DNRLRE domain-containing protein; the encoded protein is MSEAVVRESSSNRWRAPWVGLVVLLLVGLQVLSAGEHRDVEAAPLGAACSPRPPVRVQTQPESSTTLLVTVTATTSASTPTNQLSQIRFAPVSNALVSMPGKLTNSAGNVTVTFAAGTTSAQFSARRIAGGQSMTVPVTVVDSCGDWTTFVGGGASFGVGLPTPTATPLPTATVTPAPTATVAPTATSAPTTARRANLPRFSGSFVPGEAAVFWYGRVTPSENYTDVRISYSATDLWVQANIMDMHLRYDTAGQTSRLEEFDAVGVTLTAPTGTYRFVSGLNWFEARTNYQRSVPTVPFTTSTGWRGNAPNSAFDSQSDDRGWVATFQIPFASLGLSTPVDGAVWPLEVITYDRDDQAGAQRSQASWSGEIRFGLPSYTAPTTPAGTVSIRQTTGGTSVPDAAVGGGADCGGAADPVYFDQWGSFNYAGRTDMNVQNQSDIGDWPCFSKYYVTFPLGSVPSGKRIVSARLVMHQFGGSGSASDTLYPSLIQVATTDPTWTEGTITWNTAPLARENVSRAVVPVFKDTIVWPGVERTWDVSAAVATAYASGSPLALVLYSPDEPYHSGKYFVTSNTGDWNAAGRPTLEVTWGN
- a CDS encoding M81 family metallopeptidase; this encodes MRLAALGLAHETNTFSRVLADLEMWEVLRGDELRQKHATATTTLAGYFSASQKLGFEIVPLIFATTGPIGIITRRAFDILVDEMLQLLRDNGPWDGVLLAQHGAAVSDEFPDADGEIVRRVREVVGPDVPIGVNFDMHANVTQKVIDHSTVTVVYATNPHLDAKERAEECAELIVRTIKGEITPVQVLEMPPLVVNIIKQYTGEEPMKGIVETMPEMMRRPGILSVSIAEGYPYADVEEMGMSFLAISDGDREVAQSAARAMADVAWERKEALQGDIPSIAEALQYADAQPEGPIVLMDVGDNIGAGSSADSTFLLAEAKRLGIRGYLQTLYDPEAVGDCVEVGVGSKITMTVGGKTDDMHGEPVMVTGTVRAISDGLFEDPLPTHGGWRFFDGGTSAVLETTDGHTILLTSKRVGNTSLEQMYSVGIDPARYRVVIAKGVVSPRPAYSRVAKEIVLADTPGVTTTNLGFFAYRNRRTPLYPFELETPYP
- a CDS encoding nucleic acid-binding protein, translating into MILALDSGPLGMAVNPLATTETRRFQRWLDGAIQQGHRVLVSEVCDYEVRRELVRIQATRSIARLDSFIAWSQFLRITRGVMLRAADLWAEARRTGLPTADPAALDIDVILAAQVRLFSEEIGQPVIVVTTNARHLARFVEARSWQEIQIETDGEG